The genomic window CCGTTAGCGGATTGACGAAGGCCGACGCGCCCTGCGCCGCGGTCGCGCCTGCCGGCAGCGGCAGGCACTGGTCCGCCGGCACGCAGCGGTATTGCGCATACATGGCCCCGGCCAGCACCGCCACCGTCTTGCCCAGCAGCGCCTGCGCCGCCGGCGAGGCGCCGGCCGCCACCACCACGCCTGCGCCTTCATTGCCCACCGGTAGCAACTGGTCGAGCCGGCCCGCCATGCTCTTCATGCCGCGCTCCGGAATCGGCGCGGTGACCACAGGGCCGCTGGCATTGCGGCTGAAGACCGCGCTGGACATGTCGGCCGCGCCGAACAGCAGGCCGATGTCGGACGGATTGATCGGCGAGGCCTCGACGCGCACCAGCACTTCATTCTCGGCCGGCACCGGCACCGGTACCGGCGCCAGCGACAGTTCAAGCTCGCCGCTAGCCTTGACCAGCGAGCGCAGTTCCAGGGCAGTGTTTTGGATCGGGGTAGTCAATTGTCGTCTCCTTGTTTGATAGGCCTGCGGCAGGTCGGGCAGGGGAAAGCGGCAAAGCTTAACACCGGCCCGACTTGCCGGCTTGTGCCAGGTCCGGCGCCGTCGCCGTGGCGCGCTGCTCTTCCGGCAACCAGGCCACGATGGCAGCGGTGCAGACCGAGATGCCGGCCATGATCATGAGCAGTGTGGTGAAGCCGCCAGCCTTGACCACCGGGCCCAGCAGCCAGACCGCGATTGAACTGATGCCGAACGACACCGCCAGCCGCATGCCGGTGGCGCGCGAGCGCATGCGGTCATCGACATAGCGCACGATCAGGGCATCGGTAAAGGGAATCGCGCCGAAGATGCAGATCATGGTGGCCAGCAGCAGCGCATACAGCGCCCAGCCGCTGGAAAACGCGGCCAGCAGCAGCAAGGGCGCCTGGGCGCAGGCGATGCAGAGGTAAAGCCGCTTGATGCGCATGCGATCGATCAGCTGGCCCACCACCAGCTGGGCCAGTGACGCCACCGCGTACACCGTGGCCAGCAGCATGCCCAGCCGCGCCGGATCATCGATCGTGCCCTGCAGCCGCTCGGCCAGCAGGCGGGCATTGCCATTGGTCGAGAAATTGAACAGCAGGCTGCTGGAAACGGCGGCCGCGGTCATCACCACGAAGGCCCGCGCTACCAGCTCCGGCGGCAGCGCTGCGGCGGCGCTGGCGGCGCGTCTGGCGTGTGGCGCCATCTCGGCTGGCGCCACACGCCAGAACAGCAGGCCGCAGGCAATTGACAGCAGGCCGGGTGCGACGAAGGCCGCGCGCCAGCCGTGCGCCTGGATCAGCAAGCCCGTCAGCACTGCTGCCAGCGCCACGCCGAGGTTCCCGGCCAGGCCGTTGATACCGATCACGGCGCCCGGACGGCGGCTGCCCTGCACCACCATCGGTATGCCGACCGGATGGTAGATCGAGGCGAAGGCGCCGAGCAGTGCCAGTGCGCCTGCGAGCTGCCAGGCATTCCGGGTGCAGGCCACCAGCAGGGCCGACGCGCCCAGGCCGAGGAAGAATACCGTCATCATCTGTCGCCTTCCCCAGATGTCGCCGAGCCGGCCCGAGGGCAACGAGCCGAGGCCGAAGAGGAAGAAGGCGCCGACGCCATAGGGCATCAGGTCTTCCCAGCGGGCGAAGCCAAAGTCGGCCGCGATCGAGGTGACCGCAGTGGCGAAGATCAGCATGAAGAGGTGGTCGAGCGCATGACCCAGGTTCAGCAGCAGGAAAACCGGACGGGAGGGAGCGGACATGGCGGCCTATGGGCAATGCGCTGGGGGCGCGAGAGCATGATTCTGCCGCGAAAGCCGGTTAGCGACAAATCGTTCGGTCAGGCAGACAGGCCGGCGCTGTGCTACATTCCGGGCGCGGTTTCCGGCCATGCCGGACCGCATACGTTCTCAGGGCGAGGTGAAATTCCTCACCGGCGGTAATGGCCAGGCAACTGGTCCTAGTCCGCGAGCGCTTGCCGCCGCACCGGCTTATCTGGGTTGCGGCAAGGTCAGCAGACCCGGTGCGATTCCGGGACCGACGGTTACAGTCCGGATAAAGAGAGAGCGGGATAGTGCCTGCCAAGCCGGCTGTTGCGGCGCGGGCTGCCTTGTCGTGTCATGCGGTGACGAGGCAGCCGCGCCTGGCCGGCAGCCATGCCACTCACGCATGGCGCGCATCCTTTCCCATCGATCGCAAGCCCTGTTTTTTGTCCATCGAAAACAGGAGTAACAAGCATGCAGTCCATTCAAACCATCCAATCCATCCACTCCGGCGACACCGCTGCCGCCCTGCCGGGTAGCCGCATTGCCTTCATCCAGGCCGGCTGGCACAGCGAGATCGTGAACCAGTGCCGGCTGTCCTTCCTGACCGAAATCGGCCGCCTCGGCCATGCCGGGAGCGACGTTGATTTCTTCGAGGTCGCCGGCGCTTTTGAAATTCCACTGCATGCCAAGCTGCTGGCGCAGAGCGGCCGCTATGGCGCCATCGTAGGCGCCGGGCTGGTCGTGGACGGCGGCATCTACCGTCATGAGTTCGTTGCCCAGGCGGTAATTTCCGGCCTGATGGACGTGCAGCTCTCCACTGGCACGCCGGTGATTTCCGCCGTGCTGACGCCGCATCATTTCCACGCCGGCGCGGAGCACCGCGACTTCTTCGCCGCGCATTTTGTGGTCAAGGGCGAGGAGGCCGCCAAGGCCTGCCATGCCACCATGCAGGCGGTGCGCCGGCTGCGCGGCCTGCCTGACGCAGGGACGTGAGTCGTACGGCGGCCCGCATGCAACGCCAGCGCGGTTCCGTGATCCAAGCCGGTGTTGCTGATTGCGGAGGACGCGATGTTCGTATTCTTTTCCAGCCGGCTCGGCTGCCTCGGCTCTATTGCCGTATCGCTGGTGCTAACCTTATTGCTGCTGTTGCTGCTGGGTGTGTTCTGAGGCCAGGCCGCAAGCGCGCCATGGCCTGACGTGGCAACGCCTGGGCACCGTCGAGGCGGCCAGGCGTTGTGCCGGGGCTTTTGCCGGAACGCGTTGCCGCGTTCCGGCATTTCCGGTCAGGGGATAAAGTTCAGCGTCTCCGGCAGATCCTTGCTGGGCACTTCAAAGATATCGCCCATGCCATCCGGGTCTATTACCGTTACGCCATTGCTGATGAAGAACTCGGCAATCTGCTGCTGAGCCCCGATTGCGAAGGCTGCCGCCGCAGGATTGGCGATGTTGGTCAGGAAAGTGTGTGGATTCTTCGGCACCGCCGGATTGGCCTTGTAAGCCAGGTCGTTGCGGTACTGCACGGCCGCGTTGGCCAGCTTGCCGGCGCGCAGGATCGCGGTGGTGGTGGGATTCGGCACCGTCTGGTCGCCACGCGCAAATTGGATCAGCACTGGCTTGGCGCTGTTGCCCGGCAACGGGTGGGACCGGATGAACGGCGCGTACGACACCGGGTTGCCGGCTTGCTGCGCCCACTCGTTGCGGTCGAGCAGCTGCTGAATCGCCATTGCGCCCGGCACATTGTTGACCACCGGCGGCAGGTTGCGCAGCGGGATGTTTTCATCGAAGTTGATGCCTCCCGCCGGCGGCAGGTTGATCAGCGACGGCAGCCGGCTGGCCAGCGCGATGCCCGTCAGCGGACGAAATCCGCCCAGCCTTGCCACCTCGGTGATGGAGCCGCCCGGCACGTTGGGCACGCCGGCCTTGATGCGCGGTTCCACGCCCAGCAGGATGGTGCCGTAGATGCCGCCGAAGGACTGGCCGGCATAATAGATCCGTTGACGGTCGAGATCGGCCTTGCCGTCCCCGTCCACGTCCATGCCGTTGTCCACCACGCTCACTAGTTGCATCAGATCAACCACGGTCTGGCGCAGGCCATCGCGGCTGCCCAGCACCGTGTAGGGTGG from Noviherbaspirillum sp. L7-7A includes these protein-coding regions:
- a CDS encoding MFS transporter, with product MSAPSRPVFLLLNLGHALDHLFMLIFATAVTSIAADFGFARWEDLMPYGVGAFFLFGLGSLPSGRLGDIWGRRQMMTVFFLGLGASALLVACTRNAWQLAGALALLGAFASIYHPVGIPMVVQGSRRPGAVIGINGLAGNLGVALAAVLTGLLIQAHGWRAAFVAPGLLSIACGLLFWRVAPAEMAPHARRAASAAAALPPELVARAFVVMTAAAVSSSLLFNFSTNGNARLLAERLQGTIDDPARLGMLLATVYAVASLAQLVVGQLIDRMRIKRLYLCIACAQAPLLLLAAFSSGWALYALLLATMICIFGAIPFTDALIVRYVDDRMRSRATGMRLAVSFGISSIAVWLLGPVVKAGGFTTLLMIMAGISVCTAAIVAWLPEEQRATATAPDLAQAGKSGRC
- a CDS encoding 6,7-dimethyl-8-ribityllumazine synthase, which encodes MQSIQTIQSIHSGDTAAALPGSRIAFIQAGWHSEIVNQCRLSFLTEIGRLGHAGSDVDFFEVAGAFEIPLHAKLLAQSGRYGAIVGAGLVVDGGIYRHEFVAQAVISGLMDVQLSTGTPVISAVLTPHHFHAGAEHRDFFAAHFVVKGEEAAKACHATMQAVRRLRGLPDAGT